GAGCGACAGCCGGTGGACCGGGTCGAGTTCACCGGCATGGGTGGTGCCGGGGGCGAGCCGCTCGGTGTGCACCAGGTGAGGTGCCAAATGGAGCATCTGGGCGGTCTCCGCCTCGCCGCTGTGCCCGTGGATCTCGCTGACCCCCAGGCCGGCCACCACGTCACCGGCGAGCGAGGTCAGCGGGGTCCAGGCGAACTGCAGGTCCGGATGGGTGGTGAGCAGGTCCTGGGCGACCGTGGTGAGGGTGGCGTTGTTGCCTCCGTGGCCGGTGATCACGAGGATCTTCCGCCAGCCGTGCCGGTACAGGCTGTCGGCGTACTCGCGAACCACCGCCGCCAGCGTCGCGGTCGTCAGGGTGACGGTGCCCGCGAAGGCGAGGTGGTGCGGCGAGACGCCGACCGGCACCGACGGTCCGATCACCGCGGAACCGGCGAGTTCCGCGGCCACCAGCTCGGCGACGTGCTCGGCGCGGACGGTGTCGGTGGTCAGCGGCATTCCGGGCCCATGCTGCTCGAACGCGCCCGCCGGAATGATGACCAGCGGACTGGCGCGCACGGCCTCGGCCGCTTCGAGCGTCGTCATCTCGCCGAGCCGCGTGGGGCGTCGCGGGCTCAACGGTCCGCCTCGGGAAACTCGGCGGCCACGACCGCGTCCCGGATCGCCGTGAGGTGCTCGCGGGTGAGCCGTTCGGCCGCCGCCGCGTCGCCGTCGCGTACGGCTTCGAAGATCTCCACGTGCTCGGCGTGGTCGCGGGCCCGGTCGTTGTACCGGTGCCGGATCTCGACCTGCTCGCGCGCCCGTACGTGGAACAGCGCTTCGACGGTTTCCCGCAACAGCGCGTTGCCGCTGGCCGCCGCCAGGGCGACGTGGAAGTGCGCGGCCTGGCGGAGCGACTCCCGCGGCGGGTACAGGGCGTTGACGGACGCCGCCTCCAGTTTCTCGACGGCCTCGGGGACCCTGGTCCGCGCGGCGAGCGCGGCGATCACCGGCTCGACGACCAGGCGGGCCTCGACCAGTTCGAGCACCGACTCCCGGGTGCTGCGGGGCAGGTGCGGATTGGCCAGCAGCCGCCGGTCGACGCCGGGTCCCACGTAGGTGCCCGACCCGTGCCGGAACTCCACCACGCCGGTGGCCTCCAACCGGCGCAGTGCCTCGCGCACCGTCGGGGTGGTGACCTCGAAGCGACGCGCCAGTTCCCGCGAGGAGGCCAGCACGTCGCCCGGTCCCAGCCGCTCACTGCGGATGATCTCGACGATGTCGTCCGCCAGACGCTCGGACAACGACTGCTCGCTGTAACTCATAAAGTGAATAGATCACTTGATCTCTTCGCGTGTCAATGAGTGTGACCTGATTGTCTCCGGAGCATCACTCGTCCCGCGCGTCCCATGTGAGGCTCGCCCGCGGGCAGGCGCCCTCCCGGGCCCCCGGCACCGGCACGCCACCGCGAGACGACTCCCCCGACCCGCTCCCCGCCCGCTGTGTGCCCGCAACGCACCACCGCCCGCTGTGTGCCCGCACGCGCGCCGCCGCCCGCGGTGTGCCCGCACGCGCGCCGCCGCCGCCGAAAGTTCCCTGCACGGACAGACAATCACCTGGCGCGCATCGTCAACACGAATCGTGTTCACGCGTGTCACCATTCCACAAAGCGTCCGTGAATCCCAATCAAGGGCGGACAGAAGCACGAAAGGTACGGCCTGATGAATCGAACGGCACAACTCTCCGGCGCGCT
This region of Streptosporangium sp. NBC_01495 genomic DNA includes:
- a CDS encoding creatininase family protein, translating into MTTLEAAEAVRASPLVIIPAGAFEQHGPGMPLTTDTVRAEHVAELVAAELAGSAVIGPSVPVGVSPHHLAFAGTVTLTTATLAAVVREYADSLYRHGWRKILVITGHGGNNATLTTVAQDLLTTHPDLQFAWTPLTSLAGDVVAGLGVSEIHGHSGEAETAQMLHLAPHLVHTERLAPGTTHAGELDPVHRLSLNGGHPTLTVRYDLLSSNGVLGDPRDATPEGGRAIVDAAVARIVTFVTTWLDA
- a CDS encoding FadR/GntR family transcriptional regulator — its product is MSYSEQSLSERLADDIVEIIRSERLGPGDVLASSRELARRFEVTTPTVREALRRLEATGVVEFRHGSGTYVGPGVDRRLLANPHLPRSTRESVLELVEARLVVEPVIAALAARTRVPEAVEKLEAASVNALYPPRESLRQAAHFHVALAAASGNALLRETVEALFHVRAREQVEIRHRYNDRARDHAEHVEIFEAVRDGDAAAAERLTREHLTAIRDAVVAAEFPEADR